One part of the Nostoc sp. PCC 7120 = FACHB-418 genome encodes these proteins:
- the lspA gene encoding signal peptidase II, whose translation MRFKNRLFWIAAFIAFFVDQLTKYWVVQTFSLGETLPILPGIFHFTYVTNTGAAFSLFSGKVEWLRWLSLGVSLLLIGLALLGPVLDRWDQLGYGLILGGAMGNGIDRFALGYVVDFLDFRLINFAVFNMADSFISIGIVCLLLASLQKPPSSHHRPR comes from the coding sequence ATGCGTTTCAAAAATCGCCTTTTCTGGATAGCTGCCTTTATTGCTTTCTTTGTAGACCAACTGACCAAATACTGGGTCGTGCAAACCTTTAGCTTAGGCGAGACACTACCAATCTTACCGGGAATATTTCACTTTACCTATGTCACAAATACTGGTGCAGCTTTTAGTTTGTTTAGCGGAAAAGTAGAGTGGCTACGCTGGTTATCCTTGGGAGTAAGTTTATTATTAATCGGGTTGGCATTGTTGGGGCCAGTTTTAGATCGTTGGGATCAACTCGGTTATGGCTTGATTCTGGGCGGTGCTATGGGTAATGGAATTGATCGGTTTGCTTTAGGTTATGTAGTTGATTTTCTAGATTTTCGCTTAATCAATTTTGCCGTGTTTAATATGGCAGATTCATTCATTAGTATCGGTATTGTTTGCCTGCTACTGGCTTCGTTACAGAAACCACCTAGTTCTCATCACAGGCCTAGATAG
- a CDS encoding DUF3038 domain-containing protein: MNASASLTPFNSPTPPSLPMILDTLPDPAIAGHGCPARTRLQIDLILLAIEALELGGSEAILTFAAELDLKGIVKDRVNLWRMRSSNPIRRAHIRRPLTIMEAKALVVIACYIARRLTVVIRQMLMICQQMNDKQIPLEQNLRLSNYLERFRAHFKSRMNARRFGALALNSDEKLDELAINLLGQLLFCTGTAGMQRFWISLFDGEVE, from the coding sequence ATGAATGCTTCTGCTAGCTTAACGCCATTTAACAGTCCAACGCCTCCATCTCTACCGATGATTTTGGATACTTTACCAGATCCTGCGATCGCTGGACATGGATGTCCTGCACGCACCAGGTTGCAAATTGATTTAATTTTACTGGCAATTGAAGCTTTAGAACTAGGTGGTTCTGAAGCTATCCTGACTTTTGCGGCAGAATTGGATTTAAAGGGAATTGTCAAAGACCGGGTGAATTTGTGGCGAATGCGGAGTTCTAACCCGATTAGACGAGCGCATATTCGCCGGCCTTTAACCATCATGGAAGCAAAGGCTTTAGTCGTTATCGCTTGTTACATAGCGAGGCGCTTAACAGTAGTTATTCGCCAGATGTTGATGATTTGTCAACAAATGAATGACAAGCAAATTCCCCTGGAACAGAATTTACGCCTATCTAATTATTTAGAAAGATTTAGAGCGCATTTTAAGAGTAGAATGAATGCCCGCCGTTTTGGTGCATTAGCATTAAATTCTGATGAGAAGTTAGATGAACTAGCGATAAATCTGTTAGGACAATTGTTATTTTGTACTGGTACTGCTGGGATGCAGCGATTTTGGATTAGTCTATTTGACGGTGAAGTGGAATGA
- a CDS encoding adenine phosphoribosyltransferase — MDLKSLIRDIPDFPKPGILFRDITTLLRDRQGLRYTIDFLAEKCSEANLNIDYVIGMESRGFIFGTPLAYKLGAGFIPVRKKGKLPAAVHSIEYELEYGTDCLEVHRDALHPDSRVLIVDDLIATGGTASATAKLVQQIGCELVGFGFIIELRDLQGRKHLPDVPIISLVEY; from the coding sequence ATGGATTTAAAATCTCTCATTCGTGACATCCCTGATTTTCCTAAGCCCGGAATTTTATTTCGAGATATCACTACTCTACTGCGCGATCGCCAAGGATTGCGATACACTATTGACTTTTTAGCGGAAAAATGCTCTGAGGCAAACTTAAATATAGATTACGTGATAGGCATGGAGTCACGGGGGTTTATTTTTGGTACTCCCTTAGCCTATAAATTAGGGGCTGGTTTTATTCCTGTCCGCAAAAAAGGTAAGTTACCCGCAGCAGTTCACTCGATTGAGTATGAATTAGAGTATGGCACTGACTGTTTAGAAGTACATCGGGATGCTTTACATCCAGATAGTCGAGTGCTAATTGTAGATGATTTGATTGCCACAGGTGGCACAGCCAGCGCCACCGCCAAGCTAGTGCAGCAGATTGGCTGCGAATTAGTGGGATTTGGGTTTATTATCGAGCTACGGGATTTACAAGGGCGAAAACATCTACCCGATGTACCCATTATTTCCTTAGTGGAATATTAG
- a CDS encoding transglycosylase domain-containing protein, whose translation MNSPQPPHKPQTLLGQLTQAVNTIQARVDFSKLALKPNAKVPELWVQDAGADKAEVYPLLGDRYVLGRSSKSSDIVIRNPVVSQIHLSLSRDSSQRTPVFIIKDENSTNGIYRGKRRVNTLELRHGDILTLGPPELAASVRLQYVDPPPWYIKAATWAGYGVGGASALLALVIGVEWLKFSVRPLPTTTRAPVVVYARDGSTPLREPRTVSHVDMKRLEDFGPYLAAAVVASEDSRFNWHFGVDPLGILRAVLINTRSGDVQQGASTITQQVSRSLFRDYVGRQDSLGRKLREAIVSLKLEAFYSKDEVLLMYLNRVFLGADTSGFEDAAQFYFDKPAKELTLAEAATLVGILPAPNAFDFCGSGPNKLEAADYRNRVVKRMLEMGKVTPEEANRARRSTVQVSPKVCEQQAKTIAPYFYNYVFQELEAILGEGAAREGNYIIETQLDPAIQAQAETALRNSVSTAGSTFRFSQGAMVTLDSRTGSILAMVGGRDYRTSQFNRAVQAKRQPGSTFKIFAYAQALLQGIPASRTYSCAPLTWQGFTYRPCRSGAGVNMDVATGLALSENPVALRIAREVGLDKVVSMAQRLGVKSQLDAVPGLVLGQSVVNVLEMTGAFGAISNRGVWNPPHAINRILDSSDCSDRNDLKTCRVIYSFDSDREANKRVLPQPIADQMTDLMQAVITRGTGRSAAIGLGEAGKTGTTDKNVDLWFIGFIPNRRLVTGIWLGNDDNSPTSGSSAQAAQLWGNYMRRITR comes from the coding sequence ATGAATTCCCCCCAACCCCCTCACAAGCCACAAACGTTACTTGGTCAACTGACGCAAGCAGTCAATACAATTCAAGCTAGGGTTGACTTTTCCAAGCTAGCGCTCAAGCCTAATGCCAAGGTACCGGAACTCTGGGTGCAGGATGCGGGGGCGGATAAAGCAGAGGTGTATCCGCTACTGGGCGATCGCTATGTTCTCGGTCGTAGCTCTAAATCCAGCGATATAGTGATTCGTAACCCAGTAGTTAGCCAAATTCATTTGTCGTTATCGCGGGATTCTAGCCAGCGTACCCCAGTTTTCATCATTAAAGATGAAAACTCTACGAACGGCATCTATCGCGGTAAGCGGCGGGTTAATACCTTAGAACTGCGCCACGGGGATATTCTTACCTTGGGGCCACCAGAATTAGCTGCCTCTGTGCGCCTACAATACGTCGATCCGCCACCCTGGTATATAAAAGCGGCAACTTGGGCAGGCTACGGTGTAGGCGGTGCTAGCGCCTTATTAGCATTGGTTATTGGCGTGGAATGGCTAAAATTTTCTGTCAGGCCTTTACCAACAACAACTCGCGCTCCAGTAGTTGTTTATGCCCGCGATGGTAGTACCCCATTACGTGAGCCTCGGACTGTTTCTCATGTAGACATGAAGCGGTTAGAAGATTTTGGCCCTTATTTGGCGGCGGCGGTGGTTGCTTCTGAGGATAGCCGCTTTAACTGGCATTTTGGGGTTGATCCTTTGGGGATTTTACGAGCAGTATTAATCAATACTCGCAGTGGCGATGTCCAACAAGGAGCCAGTACTATTACCCAACAAGTCTCCCGGAGCTTGTTTCGTGATTACGTGGGTAGACAAGACTCCCTGGGGCGAAAATTACGAGAGGCGATAGTTTCTTTGAAGCTAGAAGCCTTTTACAGCAAAGATGAAGTTTTGCTGATGTACCTAAATCGGGTATTTTTGGGAGCAGATACCTCCGGTTTTGAAGACGCAGCACAATTTTATTTTGATAAACCAGCTAAAGAATTAACTTTGGCGGAAGCAGCCACTTTAGTGGGAATTTTACCAGCGCCCAATGCTTTTGATTTTTGTGGCAGTGGCCCCAATAAACTAGAAGCCGCCGACTATCGCAATCGCGTGGTGAAGCGGATGTTGGAAATGGGTAAAGTTACGCCCGAAGAAGCGAACCGAGCCAGAAGATCCACTGTCCAAGTTAGCCCTAAGGTTTGTGAACAACAAGCCAAGACAATTGCCCCCTATTTTTATAACTATGTGTTCCAAGAACTGGAAGCAATTTTAGGGGAAGGAGCAGCCAGGGAGGGCAATTACATCATTGAAACCCAACTTGATCCAGCCATTCAAGCTCAAGCAGAAACAGCTTTGCGGAATTCAGTTAGTACGGCGGGGTCAACTTTTCGCTTTTCTCAAGGGGCAATGGTGACCCTGGATAGTAGAACTGGTAGTATTTTGGCAATGGTAGGTGGGAGAGATTATCGAACTAGCCAGTTCAACCGGGCTGTACAAGCTAAAAGGCAACCAGGCTCAACCTTCAAAATTTTTGCCTATGCTCAAGCTCTGTTACAAGGAATACCTGCATCTAGGACATATTCTTGCGCTCCTTTGACTTGGCAGGGATTTACTTACAGGCCTTGTCGTTCTGGTGCTGGTGTGAACATGGATGTGGCTACAGGATTGGCTCTGTCGGAAAATCCTGTGGCGTTGAGAATTGCCAGAGAGGTTGGGTTAGATAAGGTAGTATCGATGGCGCAACGTTTGGGGGTAAAGTCTCAACTTGACGCAGTACCGGGTTTAGTTTTGGGTCAGAGTGTTGTTAATGTTTTGGAGATGACTGGGGCTTTTGGGGCGATTAGTAATCGTGGTGTATGGAATCCACCCCATGCCATTAACAGAATTTTAGACAGTAGCGACTGTAGCGATCGCAATGATCTTAAAACCTGTCGTGTGATTTATTCCTTTGATAGCGATCGCGAAGCTAACAAGCGAGTTTTACCACAACCCATTGCCGACCAAATGACCGATTTAATGCAGGCTGTGATTACCAGAGGTACAGGACGTAGCGCCGCTATTGGTTTAGGAGAAGCAGGTAAAACAGGTACAACCGATAAAAACGTTGACTTGTGGTTCATTGGCTTTATTCCCAACCGTCGCTTAGTCACCGGTATTTGGCTAGGAAACGATGATAATTCCCCTACCTCTGGTAGCAGCGCTCAAGCCGCCCAGTTGTGGGGAAATTATATGCGGAGAATTACGAGATAA
- a CDS encoding ABC transporter permease: protein MTSTRITWESSWDWLIRLVTSETFIYVVKRILQALLTLFLASALSFFIMKLSPGDYVDTLRQNPKISPERIEELKRQFGLDKSWVEQYWLWLWRIITKGDFGTSFVYQRSVSSLLWERIPATLLLAIASLIMTWAIAIPLGIVAAVKQNRATDRILQVISYTGQGFPSFITVLFLLVFAQVSSPLFPVGGMTSIDHADLSWFGKIIDVGWHMILPTIALSITSFAGLQRITRGELLDVLRQDYIQTARAKGLPENRVIYVHALRNAINPLITLLGFELAGLLGGAFIAEQFFNWPGLGRLTLQAVIAKDQYLVMASLVMSAVLLNVGNLLADLLLKVADPRIRLE, encoded by the coding sequence GTGACATCTACAAGAATTACCTGGGAAAGCAGTTGGGATTGGCTGATTAGGCTAGTTACCAGCGAAACGTTCATTTATGTGGTGAAGCGGATTTTGCAGGCGCTGTTGACTTTGTTTTTGGCTTCAGCGCTGTCATTTTTCATCATGAAGTTATCTCCTGGGGATTATGTAGATACATTGCGACAAAATCCGAAAATTTCACCAGAACGCATCGAAGAACTCAAGAGACAGTTTGGTTTAGATAAGTCTTGGGTAGAACAATATTGGCTGTGGTTATGGCGGATTATCACCAAAGGAGATTTTGGCACGAGTTTTGTTTACCAGCGCTCAGTATCATCTCTGCTATGGGAAAGAATACCAGCAACTTTACTACTAGCGATCGCTTCTTTAATCATGACATGGGCGATCGCTATTCCTTTAGGAATCGTTGCGGCGGTCAAACAAAATCGAGCCACTGACAGAATTTTACAGGTGATTAGCTACACAGGGCAGGGATTTCCCAGCTTTATTACTGTGTTGTTTCTGCTCGTATTTGCTCAAGTCAGTTCGCCTCTGTTTCCAGTAGGTGGGATGACAAGCATCGACCACGCTGATTTATCTTGGTTCGGTAAAATTATTGATGTCGGCTGGCACATGATTTTACCTACCATCGCCTTAAGTATCACTAGTTTCGCCGGTTTACAACGCATCACTCGCGGCGAATTATTAGACGTATTGCGGCAAGATTACATTCAAACAGCACGCGCCAAAGGATTACCAGAAAATCGCGTGATTTACGTTCATGCACTGCGTAATGCCATTAATCCCCTGATTACTCTGTTAGGCTTTGAGTTAGCTGGTTTATTAGGTGGTGCATTTATCGCCGAGCAATTTTTCAACTGGCCAGGTTTAGGTAGATTAACTTTGCAAGCAGTCATCGCCAAAGACCAGTATTTAGTCATGGCAAGTTTAGTCATGAGTGCCGTTTTACTGAATGTAGGCAACTTACTAGCCGATTTATTACTCAAAGTAGCCGACCCACGCATCCGCTTAGAATAG
- a CDS encoding substrate-binding domain-containing protein gives MTKIADSIIIGSIILGLCSCASINSSTPKTSNQVTSPTSSTNQKIIKIGGSTSTGTVLKLLAKAYQSQNKNVKIEFISDNQSEGAIAALKNDIIDIAGSSHKITKAEDNGQIQYRELAKDLLLVATNNSVKGVTNLSNQQLKAIYQGRITNWQQLGGSNANIIVLDRPEDESAKKLLRKYYLGGDKTTTKAVILNKEGELIETLQITPNSIGAFSLATSVINKLPINRLSLNGVAPTVENFTSGKYQMVRQIGIIWDKKPSTSTENFINFIFSKEGEKILKDNGFVPTSSI, from the coding sequence ATGACCAAGATTGCTGACTCAATTATCATCGGAAGTATAATTTTAGGTTTGTGCAGTTGTGCATCAATTAACTCCAGTACACCCAAAACCTCAAATCAAGTTACTAGTCCTACAAGTTCCACAAACCAGAAGATAATTAAAATTGGTGGTTCCACTTCTACCGGAACAGTGTTAAAACTATTGGCAAAAGCTTATCAATCTCAAAATAAAAACGTCAAAATAGAATTTATTTCTGATAATCAGTCAGAGGGAGCGATCGCTGCCTTAAAAAATGACATCATTGATATTGCTGGTAGCAGTCACAAAATTACAAAGGCAGAAGATAACGGTCAGATTCAATATCGTGAATTGGCAAAGGATTTGTTATTAGTTGCTACCAATAACAGCGTGAAAGGTGTTACCAATTTATCGAATCAGCAGTTAAAAGCAATTTACCAAGGTAGAATTACTAACTGGCAACAATTAGGTGGCTCTAATGCAAACATTATTGTGTTAGATAGACCTGAAGACGAGTCAGCAAAAAAATTATTACGAAAATACTATTTAGGTGGAGACAAGACTACAACTAAAGCAGTTATTTTGAATAAGGAAGGAGAATTAATAGAAACTTTACAGATTACACCTAATTCTATTGGTGCTTTTTCTTTAGCAACTTCTGTAATTAATAAATTACCAATCAATCGCCTTAGTCTCAATGGTGTTGCCCCCACGGTCGAAAATTTCACCAGTGGTAAATACCAAATGGTACGTCAGATTGGCATAATTTGGGATAAAAAACCTTCCACTTCTACTGAGAATTTTATTAACTTTATATTTAGCAAAGAAGGCGAGAAAATTCTCAAAGACAATGGCTTTGTCCCTACCTCATCAATTTAA
- a CDS encoding biotin transporter BioY produces MIAASNQLLWSMIGLLLTMGGTFLEAYGITLPWNWSQTGIQTFSLGVSYQVGAVLLVGCLGGKNAGALSQIAYLVMGLTLHPVFSDGGGNIGYVKASQFGYLLGFIPGAWICGFFAFQARPKIESLTFSCICGLLSVHLCGIAYLMIRSFFHWQGTDTIPLMQSILVYSWWVIPGQLAVVCAVSVVAYVLRHLMFY; encoded by the coding sequence ATGATTGCCGCCTCAAATCAACTACTTTGGTCTATGATTGGCTTACTCCTAACAATGGGAGGTACTTTCTTAGAAGCTTATGGTATTACCTTACCTTGGAATTGGAGTCAGACAGGAATCCAAACCTTTTCATTAGGTGTCAGCTATCAAGTTGGTGCGGTACTTTTAGTAGGTTGTTTAGGGGGCAAAAATGCTGGTGCGCTCTCACAAATTGCTTATCTAGTTATGGGTTTGACTCTGCACCCTGTCTTTTCTGATGGTGGCGGGAATATCGGTTATGTGAAAGCATCACAATTTGGTTATTTGCTAGGCTTCATTCCTGGAGCTTGGATTTGTGGATTTTTTGCCTTTCAAGCCAGACCTAAAATAGAGTCTCTCACTTTTAGCTGTATTTGTGGCTTATTAAGCGTACACTTGTGTGGCATTGCTTATCTTATGATTAGGTCTTTTTTCCACTGGCAAGGCACAGACACAATACCCTTAATGCAATCGATCCTTGTCTACTCTTGGTGGGTGATTCCGGGGCAATTAGCTGTAGTCTGTGCTGTCTCTGTAGTAGCATATGTGTTGCGACACTTGATGTTTTATTAG
- the pstS gene encoding phosphate ABC transporter substrate-binding protein PstS, which yields MLSYIKRIKNNRIPVSITVLTLAMSLAACGGQQGSDNTATQDGSSGTAKDATASSPAKLDLGGNVSLTGAGASFPAPLYASWFTDLNKKYPNLQINYQSVGSGAGVEQFIQGTVDFGASDVAMKDEEIQKVQRGVLLLPVTAGGIVLAYNLPGVTELNLPRVVYTDILLGKIKTWDAPEIKAANPNVNLPSQPITVVYRSDGSGTTGVFTKHLAAVSPEWKSKVGEGKSVSWPVGVGGKGNEGVTAQIKQTQGAIGYIEYGYAKQNNISYATLENKAGKFVKYNDESASQTLAAIQLPENLRAFVPDPDGDGSYPIVSFSWIMAYKNYPDPVKAKAMEAAIEYALTEGQKISGELGYIPLPQAVVQKTATVADQISPEYKISVSGSGTSASK from the coding sequence ATGCTCTCATATATCAAGAGAATTAAAAATAACCGCATTCCAGTATCAATTACCGTATTAACACTGGCGATGAGTTTAGCTGCTTGTGGTGGGCAGCAAGGCTCAGACAACACTGCAACTCAAGATGGTTCATCCGGCACAGCTAAAGATGCTACAGCTTCCAGCCCTGCAAAATTGGATCTTGGCGGCAATGTTTCATTAACTGGTGCAGGTGCATCTTTCCCTGCACCACTATATGCAAGTTGGTTTACAGATTTAAATAAAAAGTATCCCAATTTGCAAATTAACTATCAGTCAGTAGGTAGTGGTGCGGGAGTTGAGCAATTTATTCAAGGTACTGTAGACTTTGGTGCCAGCGACGTTGCCATGAAGGATGAAGAAATCCAGAAAGTTCAGAGAGGAGTGCTTTTGTTACCGGTGACTGCTGGTGGAATTGTACTAGCTTACAACTTGCCTGGTGTGACAGAATTGAATTTACCAAGAGTTGTTTATACAGATATTCTCCTGGGCAAAATCAAGACTTGGGACGCTCCAGAAATTAAAGCTGCTAACCCTAATGTCAACCTTCCCAGTCAACCAATTACGGTTGTGTATCGTTCTGATGGTAGTGGTACTACAGGAGTGTTTACCAAACACTTGGCTGCTGTCAGTCCAGAATGGAAAAGTAAGGTTGGTGAAGGTAAGTCTGTTTCTTGGCCAGTGGGAGTTGGTGGTAAGGGTAATGAAGGTGTTACTGCCCAAATTAAACAAACTCAAGGTGCTATAGGCTACATTGAGTATGGTTATGCTAAACAAAACAATATCAGCTATGCCACTTTGGAAAATAAAGCCGGCAAGTTTGTGAAATACAATGATGAGTCAGCATCTCAAACTCTAGCAGCAATCCAATTGCCAGAAAACCTACGTGCTTTTGTGCCAGACCCAGATGGAGATGGATCATATCCAATTGTCAGTTTCAGTTGGATTATGGCTTATAAAAATTATCCTGATCCAGTAAAAGCTAAAGCAATGGAGGCTGCCATTGAGTACGCTTTAACTGAAGGGCAGAAGATTTCTGGAGAATTAGGTTATATTCCCTTACCTCAAGCTGTAGTGCAGAAAACTGCTACTGTTGCTGACCAAATCAGTCCAGAATATAAAATATCTGTAAGTGGCAGTGGTACTAGTGCCAGCAAGTAG
- a CDS encoding DUF4335 domain-containing protein, with protein sequence MNIQRKYSLPNCTLLLEGLSDASRGANFQELRPELSILVNAECYLSGYNQPLVGGREFFESLVRAVSGYAQEFLSSVPNPQAHNQDSELVEIQKIDTNHHKLIVHSENAPEEFNTNANYNKQPIEIDLNTVQLFDLVEAVDQFFADTQTLPELSLELQPVTRRYGGASQLVLKQAVPATIGVSSLAVAAIAFSLIPAPQIRVPEPKPEEQTNSNTPTTNPTPASTTTPIAAATPTATAVTIPEATPTATPAATTQPTVKDLEALLNTVTEITDPSQLRALNRQVWNQIEPAWNSRSAVKENLIYRVGVAADGAIVGYKAVNQGANAGIELTPLPNLLYNPANRPPIANEPIAQFKVVFTNNGVLEVSPWRGYVRTPEVIGAKITDTNTVKDLNQRLFDTVRQNWSGKPTFTKDLKYRVAVTKEGTIADYEPLNQVAFDYFRETPLPRMFQAVYGSNAAAPNNKEPLAHYQVVFQPSGKLEVTPWQGYR encoded by the coding sequence ATGAATATTCAACGAAAGTACAGTCTACCTAATTGTACGTTGCTTTTAGAAGGATTAAGTGATGCCAGTAGAGGCGCAAATTTTCAGGAATTGCGCCCTGAACTGTCTATTTTGGTAAATGCAGAATGTTATTTATCTGGATACAATCAACCCTTGGTGGGAGGACGGGAATTTTTTGAAAGTTTAGTTCGAGCAGTAAGCGGTTATGCTCAAGAATTTTTGAGTAGTGTGCCGAATCCCCAAGCACACAACCAAGATTCAGAACTAGTGGAAATCCAAAAAATAGATACTAATCACCACAAGTTAATCGTACATTCTGAGAATGCGCCAGAGGAATTTAATACAAACGCTAATTATAATAAACAACCAATTGAAATAGATTTAAATACGGTGCAGTTGTTTGATTTGGTGGAAGCTGTAGATCAGTTTTTCGCTGACACCCAAACTTTACCGGAGTTATCACTAGAATTACAACCAGTTACTAGACGTTATGGTGGTGCTAGTCAACTTGTCCTGAAACAGGCAGTACCTGCAACTATTGGTGTTTCCAGTTTAGCTGTAGCAGCGATCGCCTTTAGTCTCATTCCTGCGCCACAAATACGTGTACCAGAGCCAAAACCAGAGGAGCAAACTAATTCCAATACTCCCACCACCAATCCCACCCCTGCATCAACAACCACACCCATAGCAGCAGCAACTCCCACAGCAACGGCTGTAACCATCCCAGAAGCAACTCCCACCGCCACACCCGCAGCCACAACACAACCCACCGTTAAAGATTTAGAAGCGCTTTTAAATACAGTCACAGAAATCACCGATCCTTCCCAACTTCGGGCATTAAATCGGCAAGTTTGGAACCAAATCGAGCCAGCTTGGAATAGTCGTTCCGCCGTGAAGGAAAATTTAATTTACCGTGTTGGTGTGGCTGCGGATGGAGCCATTGTAGGTTATAAAGCAGTGAATCAAGGAGCAAATGCAGGGATTGAATTAACACCTCTGCCCAACTTACTTTATAATCCGGCGAACCGTCCCCCCATTGCCAATGAACCGATCGCCCAATTTAAAGTAGTATTTACCAACAATGGCGTACTAGAAGTTAGTCCTTGGCGTGGTTATGTCAGAACACCAGAAGTAATCGGGGCAAAAATTACCGATACTAACACCGTCAAAGATTTGAACCAAAGACTTTTCGATACAGTACGTCAAAATTGGAGTGGTAAGCCCACCTTTACTAAAGATTTGAAGTATCGAGTAGCCGTCACCAAAGAAGGCACAATTGCTGACTATGAACCTCTAAATCAAGTAGCTTTTGACTATTTCCGCGAAACACCTTTACCCAGAATGTTCCAAGCTGTTTACGGTTCCAATGCAGCCGCACCTAACAACAAGGAACCTCTTGCACACTACCAAGTAGTCTTTCAACCCAGTGGCAAATTAGAAGTCACTCCTTGGCAGGGATATAGGTAA